In Candidatus Saccharimonadales bacterium, the sequence ACTACATTGGCATCACCGATGCCGCGAGCGATATGTACGGTAAAATCATGAGCATCCCAGATAACCTGATTGTGCCCTATTACGAACTATGTACCGATATTGATCAACCAGTACTTGAGCAACTCACCAAAACCCTAGCTGAGGGCGCAAACCCACGTGATGCCAAGGCCTCGCTAGCGCGGGAGATTGTCACTATCTACCACGGTGAAGAGGCGGCTCTAGCCGCTGAGGTCGATTTTGATCGGGTTTTTCGCCACAAAGAGTTGCCGCAAAATATAGTAGAAGTTGAAGTTAGCACCGGAGACCAGGACGTGGCTACGATGCTAGTAGAGCTAGGCTTGAGTCAAACTAAATCTGAAGCTAAGCGCGTGATTGTGCAAGGGGGCGTACGTATCAACGGCCAACGAGTGTCTGAGGCCAAACACAACTTCAAATCGGGTGACGTGGTTCAGGTTGGTAAGTTGCGGTCCGCCCGGCTGAAATAAATGTCTGAGCTGGGGCTGGGCACGCCGGTCACCGAGCTCAAAGGTGTCGGCGCAGCTTTAGGCGAAAAACTCCACCGTTTGGGCATCGAAGATGCCCGTGATTTGCTATTACATTTCCCATTCCGTTGGGAAGACTACTCTCAGATCGCCAAAATTAGTGCCATGAAACCAGGCCTAGTCTCCATCGGCGGCAAAATCGAACAAGTAGCGGCCCGATGGGCCCGGACGCGCAAATTACACATTTTAGAAGCAGTTATCAGCGACGATAGTGGTTCAATTAAGGCCATCTGGTTCAATCAGCCCTACCTAAAAGCTAAACTAGTCCCCGGTACACCGGTAGTGCTTTCGGGTAAACTGGAATTTCGAAACAACGATTTTGCCTTACAGGCACCAACCATCGAATTTACTAGCGAACTGGCTCAGGCCAAGATTGTGCCGATTTATCCGGAAACTCAAGGCATCACTTCTAGACAACTGACCCAACTAATTGGCCAAATCCTGCCATTAGTCAACCAGCTGAGTGATGATTTACCACCATCAATTCGAGAAGATTACAAATTAATTGATTTTAAGGTGGCGATCCAAACCCTGCATCAGCCGGAATCAACCAAGCAGTTAATTTCGGCTCGTCATCGCCTAGCCTTCGAAGAACTCTTCTTTATCATGGCTTGCGGACTAATTATTAAATCAGAGATGGCGGCTGAACCAGCCCAATCAATCGCTTTCGACCAAGCCCTAGCCCAAAGTTTCGTTCAGAAATTAGGCTTTAAGTTGACCGACGCCCAGCGCTTGGCAGCCTGGGCAGTGCTTAAAGATTTAGCCAAAGACAGCCCGATGCACCGTTTGCTGGAAGGCGACGTCGGTAGCGGTAAAACTGTGGTGGCGGCGCTTGCAGCCTTAATGGCTTCTGCCAATGGCTATCAAACTGCCATCATGGTGCCGACCGAGGTTCTAGCCAATCAACACGCCAAAAATCTAGCGCCACTGTTTGATCACTTTGGCTATCGGCTAGCCTTGGTGGCCGGGCGACAGACCACAAGCCTACGCCGAGAACTCCAAACTAAGTTAGCCGATGGCTCAATTAACATTGTTGTTGGCACCCAAGCCTTGCTAACG encodes:
- a CDS encoding ATP-dependent DNA helicase RecG; the encoded protein is MSELGLGTPVTELKGVGAALGEKLHRLGIEDARDLLLHFPFRWEDYSQIAKISAMKPGLVSIGGKIEQVAARWARTRKLHILEAVISDDSGSIKAIWFNQPYLKAKLVPGTPVVLSGKLEFRNNDFALQAPTIEFTSELAQAKIVPIYPETQGITSRQLTQLIGQILPLVNQLSDDLPPSIREDYKLIDFKVAIQTLHQPESTKQLISARHRLAFEELFFIMACGLIIKSEMAAEPAQSIAFDQALAQSFVQKLGFKLTDAQRLAAWAVLKDLAKDSPMHRLLEGDVGSGKTVVAALAALMASANGYQTAIMVPTEVLANQHAKNLAPLFDHFGYRLALVAGRQTTSLRRELQTKLADGSINIVVGTQALLTNELKFQRLGLVVIDEQHRFGVEQRQLLKQKAGYLPHLLTMTATPIPRTLALAVYGDLDISIINELPPGRIPVQTKVISEGQRQSVYAQVETEITQGRQVYVVCPLINDSDVLGAKSVLAEAQRLRQGPLGHRRITVIHGRMKSEAKNQIMADFASGQIDILVATSLIEVGLDVPNASVIIIEAAERYGLATLH